A genomic segment from Scomber japonicus isolate fScoJap1 chromosome 11, fScoJap1.pri, whole genome shotgun sequence encodes:
- the LOC128367482 gene encoding glutamate decarboxylase 1 isoform X2 produces the protein MAASAPSSSGGEPDPNSTNLRPPGYDAWCGVAHGCTRKLGMKICGFLQKNNSLEERSRIVSSLKERTAKNLLSCDNSGRDAHFRRTETDFSNLFARDLLPAKNGEEQTMQFLLEVVEILTNYIRKTFDRSTKVLDFHHPHQLLEGMEGFNLELSDQPESLEQILVDCRDTLKYGVRTGHPRFFNQLSTGLDIVGLAGEWLTSTANTNMFTYEIAPVFVLMETLTLTKMREIIGWPDGEGDGIFSPGGAISNMYSVMIARYKFFPEVKTKGMAAAPRLVLFTSEHSHYSIKKASAALGFGTENLILLNTDERGRVIPADLEAKVIEAKKKGHVPMFVNATAGTTVYGAFDPINEIADICEKYNIWLHVDGAWGGGLLMSRKHRHKLNGVERANSVTWNPHKMMGVPLQCSAILVRERGLLQGCNSMCAGYLFQPDKQYDVTYDTGDKAIQCGRHVDIFKFWLMWKAKGTVGFEQHIDKCLDLSSYLYNKIKDREGFEMVFNGEPQHTNVCFWYLPASLRSLPDGEERRERLHKVAPKIKAMMMESGTTMVGYQPQGDKVNFFRMVISNPAATRSDIDFLIEEIERLGNDL, from the exons ATGGCGGCGTCTGCACCCTCCTCCTCTGGCGGAGAACCGGATCCCAACTCGACAAATTTACGACCACCGG GCTATGATGCATGGTGTGGAGTTGCTCATGGGTGTACAAGAAAATTGGGAATGAAGATATGTG GATTTTTGCAGAAGAACAACAGtctggaggagaggagcaggattGTGAGTTCCCTCAAGGAGCGCACAGCCAAGAACCTGCTGTCCTGTGACAACAGTGGCAGAGATGCGCATTTCAGACGCACAGAAACCGACTTCTCCAATCTGTTCGCCAGAG ATCTGTTGCCTGCCAAAaatggagaggagcagactaTGCAGTTCCTGCTGGAGGTTGTGGAAATCCTCACTAACTACATCCGGAAGACCTTTGACCGGTCCACCAAGGTCCTGGACTTCCACCACCCCCACCAACTGCTGGAGGGCATGGAGGGTTTCAACCTGGAGCTCTCTGACCAGCCAGAGTCTCTGGAGCAGATCCTGGTGGACTGCAGGGACACCCTGAAATATGgagtgaggacag GTCACCCCAGGTTCTTCAACCAGCTGTCCACTGGATTAGATATCGTTGGGTTGGCAGGAGAGTGGCTCACATCTACAGCCAACACTAACAT GTTCACCTATGAGATCGCCCCTGTCTTTGTACTCATGGAGACGCTGACACTGACAAAGATGAGAGAGATAATTGGCTGGCCCGATGGAGAGGGTGATGGCATATTTTCTCCAG GAGGAGCAATCTCCAACATGTACAGTGTGATGATTGCCAGATACAAGTTCTTCCCTGAAGTCAAGACCAAAGGCATGGCAGCTGCACCCAGACTGGTCCTCTTCACCTCAGAGCAT AGCCACTATTCCATCAAGAAAGCCAGTGCAGCTCTGGGCTTTGGAACAGAGAACCTGATCCTGTTGAACACAGATGAGAG AGGGAGAGTCATTCCTGCTGATTTGGAAGCCAAAGTAATAGAAGCCAAGAAAAAG GGGCATGTCCCCATGTTCGTGAATGCCACCGCTGGTACCACCGTCTACGGAGCCTTTGATCCCATCAATGAAATTGCAGACATCTGTGAAAAGTACAACATATGGCTTCATGTGGAC GGTGCATGGGGCGGAGGTTTGCTGATGTCAAGGAAACACAGGCATAAGCTGAATGGAGttgagag GGCCAACTCAGTCACCTGGAACCCTCATAAGATGATGGGAGTGCCGCTGCAGTGCTCTGCCATTCTGGtcagagagagg GGATTATTACAAGGCTGCAACTCCATGTGCGCTGGTTACCTCTTCCAGCCAGACAAGCAGTACGACGTCACATACGACACCGGAGATAAGGCCATTCAGTGTGGGCGACACGTTGATATCTTCAAGTTCTGGCTCATGTGGAAGGCAAAG GGAACAGTAGGATTTGAACAGCATATCGACAAGTGCCTGGATCTTTCATCGTACCtctacaataaaataaaggacAGAGAGGGCTTTGAGATGGTGTTTAACGGAGAG CCGCAGCACACCAATGTGTGTTTCTGGTACCTTCCTGCGAGCCTGCGCAGCTTGCCTGATGGTGAGGAGAGGCGTGAGAGGTTGCACAAG GTTGCCCCAAAGATCAAGGCCATGATGATGGAGTCTGGGACTACAATGGTGGGTTACCAGCCACAAGGAGACAAGGTCAACTTCTTCCGCATGGTCATCTCCAACCCTGCTGCTACCAGGTCAGACATCGACTTCTTGATCGAGGAGATCGAGCGACTGGGGAATGACTTGTAA
- the LOC128367482 gene encoding glutamate decarboxylase 1 isoform X1: MAASAPSSSGGEPDPNSTNLRPPGSSYDAWCGVAHGCTRKLGMKICGFLQKNNSLEERSRIVSSLKERTAKNLLSCDNSGRDAHFRRTETDFSNLFARDLLPAKNGEEQTMQFLLEVVEILTNYIRKTFDRSTKVLDFHHPHQLLEGMEGFNLELSDQPESLEQILVDCRDTLKYGVRTGHPRFFNQLSTGLDIVGLAGEWLTSTANTNMFTYEIAPVFVLMETLTLTKMREIIGWPDGEGDGIFSPGGAISNMYSVMIARYKFFPEVKTKGMAAAPRLVLFTSEHSHYSIKKASAALGFGTENLILLNTDERGRVIPADLEAKVIEAKKKGHVPMFVNATAGTTVYGAFDPINEIADICEKYNIWLHVDGAWGGGLLMSRKHRHKLNGVERANSVTWNPHKMMGVPLQCSAILVRERGLLQGCNSMCAGYLFQPDKQYDVTYDTGDKAIQCGRHVDIFKFWLMWKAKGTVGFEQHIDKCLDLSSYLYNKIKDREGFEMVFNGEPQHTNVCFWYLPASLRSLPDGEERRERLHKVAPKIKAMMMESGTTMVGYQPQGDKVNFFRMVISNPAATRSDIDFLIEEIERLGNDL; this comes from the exons ATGGCGGCGTCTGCACCCTCCTCCTCTGGCGGAGAACCGGATCCCAACTCGACAAATTTACGACCACCGGGCTCAA GCTATGATGCATGGTGTGGAGTTGCTCATGGGTGTACAAGAAAATTGGGAATGAAGATATGTG GATTTTTGCAGAAGAACAACAGtctggaggagaggagcaggattGTGAGTTCCCTCAAGGAGCGCACAGCCAAGAACCTGCTGTCCTGTGACAACAGTGGCAGAGATGCGCATTTCAGACGCACAGAAACCGACTTCTCCAATCTGTTCGCCAGAG ATCTGTTGCCTGCCAAAaatggagaggagcagactaTGCAGTTCCTGCTGGAGGTTGTGGAAATCCTCACTAACTACATCCGGAAGACCTTTGACCGGTCCACCAAGGTCCTGGACTTCCACCACCCCCACCAACTGCTGGAGGGCATGGAGGGTTTCAACCTGGAGCTCTCTGACCAGCCAGAGTCTCTGGAGCAGATCCTGGTGGACTGCAGGGACACCCTGAAATATGgagtgaggacag GTCACCCCAGGTTCTTCAACCAGCTGTCCACTGGATTAGATATCGTTGGGTTGGCAGGAGAGTGGCTCACATCTACAGCCAACACTAACAT GTTCACCTATGAGATCGCCCCTGTCTTTGTACTCATGGAGACGCTGACACTGACAAAGATGAGAGAGATAATTGGCTGGCCCGATGGAGAGGGTGATGGCATATTTTCTCCAG GAGGAGCAATCTCCAACATGTACAGTGTGATGATTGCCAGATACAAGTTCTTCCCTGAAGTCAAGACCAAAGGCATGGCAGCTGCACCCAGACTGGTCCTCTTCACCTCAGAGCAT AGCCACTATTCCATCAAGAAAGCCAGTGCAGCTCTGGGCTTTGGAACAGAGAACCTGATCCTGTTGAACACAGATGAGAG AGGGAGAGTCATTCCTGCTGATTTGGAAGCCAAAGTAATAGAAGCCAAGAAAAAG GGGCATGTCCCCATGTTCGTGAATGCCACCGCTGGTACCACCGTCTACGGAGCCTTTGATCCCATCAATGAAATTGCAGACATCTGTGAAAAGTACAACATATGGCTTCATGTGGAC GGTGCATGGGGCGGAGGTTTGCTGATGTCAAGGAAACACAGGCATAAGCTGAATGGAGttgagag GGCCAACTCAGTCACCTGGAACCCTCATAAGATGATGGGAGTGCCGCTGCAGTGCTCTGCCATTCTGGtcagagagagg GGATTATTACAAGGCTGCAACTCCATGTGCGCTGGTTACCTCTTCCAGCCAGACAAGCAGTACGACGTCACATACGACACCGGAGATAAGGCCATTCAGTGTGGGCGACACGTTGATATCTTCAAGTTCTGGCTCATGTGGAAGGCAAAG GGAACAGTAGGATTTGAACAGCATATCGACAAGTGCCTGGATCTTTCATCGTACCtctacaataaaataaaggacAGAGAGGGCTTTGAGATGGTGTTTAACGGAGAG CCGCAGCACACCAATGTGTGTTTCTGGTACCTTCCTGCGAGCCTGCGCAGCTTGCCTGATGGTGAGGAGAGGCGTGAGAGGTTGCACAAG GTTGCCCCAAAGATCAAGGCCATGATGATGGAGTCTGGGACTACAATGGTGGGTTACCAGCCACAAGGAGACAAGGTCAACTTCTTCCGCATGGTCATCTCCAACCCTGCTGCTACCAGGTCAGACATCGACTTCTTGATCGAGGAGATCGAGCGACTGGGGAATGACTTGTAA